A window of Elgaria multicarinata webbii isolate HBS135686 ecotype San Diego chromosome 2, rElgMul1.1.pri, whole genome shotgun sequence contains these coding sequences:
- the WDSUB1 gene encoding WD repeat, SAM and U-box domain-containing protein 1 isoform X2, whose protein sequence is MASSGQDSIIKLWIISFADLTGLEVKYKCTLSGHTAPVLACAFSCDGQTLVSGSVDKTVMIFEINTGTILHILTQHTRYVTTCAFAPDMPLFATGSMDKCVNIWQFEPKQLLTGSTLMEEPKISVDNWSEEDVSVWLCTQSLQDLVEIFKRNNIDGKELLNLTKESLADDLKIDSLGLRSKALRSIDELRTEMKSACLGIPDEFLCPITRELMKEPVIAADGYSYEKEAMENWIIKKRHSSPMTNLPLQRLVLTPNRSLKMAINRWLETQLKYNEKPSS, encoded by the exons ATGGCATCTTCTGGTCAGGATAGCATAATTAAGTTATGGATTATTTCATTTGCTGATCTCACAG GCCTTGAAGTGAAATATAAGTGTACGTTAAGTGGACATACTGCCCCAGTTCTGGCTTGTGCTTTTTCTTGCGATGGGCAAACTTTAGTCTCTGG GTCTGTGGACAAAACTGTAATGATTTTTGAAATT AACACAGGGACAATCCTACACATTTTGACGCAGCATACCAG GTATGTTACAACTTGTGCCTTTGCACCAGATATGCCATTATTTGCTACGGGTTCAATGGATAAGTGTGTGAACATCTGGCAATTTGAACCAAAGCAACTTTTGACAG gaAGCACACTAATGGAGGAACCAAAGATATCTGTTGATAATTGGTCAGAAGAAGACGTTTCTGTTTGGCTATGTACACAAAGCTTGCAAGATCTAGTTGAGATTTTCAAAAGAAACAACATTGATGGAAAAGAACTGCTGAATCTTACAAAAGAGAGCTTGGCAGATGATTTAAAAATTG ATTCTCTAGGTCTCCGAAGTAAAGCATTGCGAAGCATTGATGAGCTGAGAACTGAGATGAAATCTGCTTGTCTTGGTATCCCTGATGAATTCCTTTGTCCCATAACAAGAGAGCTTATGAAAGAGCCTGTCATTGCTGCAG ATGGCTATTCCTATGAGAAGGAAGCAATGGAAAATTGGATCATTAAGAAAAGGCACTCCAGTCCCATGACAAATCTCCCTCTACAGAGACTTGTACTTACCCCAAACAGAAGTTTGAAAATGGCTATCAATCGCTGGTTAGAAACTCAGCTAAAATATAATGAAAAGCCATCatcctaa